TGCCAATTATACATAGTATAGATGGATATGACAAGCTTTATAACAGAATAATACTCTCTACATAATGTGTATTCCTTCTTTCCGTAGGTGAGAGCTTGGGAAGGAATTGGACTTCGCTAGTGTCGACGGAGGAGGATCTGGTTCATGCAAAAGATGGCCTCTAGGTCAATTGTTGACGCGGGAGACAATGGTGAGGATATAAATAAGGCCGTGAAGGATCGACGGATGGGCTGGGAATCGTAGTTTCAATTAAACATAGTTACCTATGAAGAAGTAAAATTCCACCAATCCTCAATTGCCCTTCCATAGCTCTCCGGTGCCAGAAACAGATTATCATTCAGCATCCCTTCCGCTGGTGTTTTTATCAAACCGAAAGGCTCCGCAGATGGAACCTGATGCATATCCGGTCCGGATGTAAAAGAGGCTGGTGGAGTTGAAACAGACTCCGGCGGATACGCAACGACTTCTTTGGCCACTGTCTTGTGGCCAGATATCCCTGCCGACCCAACGAGAGGAAAGTCTGGATCCGGAGTCATGAATCTAGAGGCTGTATGTCTGGCGTTAGGGTCGGATAGTGTTGCTCCAAAGAAATCATTAGAAGATTGGGAGCTGCTGGCCCGGTCATAGACGAGTAATTCCCACAGGAGTTTTGCGTTGTTGGACCACGACTGGCTGTTTGTGCTTGTGGAAACGCCTTCCCGTAGGCGATGTAATTTTTGCATCTGTTACATTAGCGATGTGCTTTACAAAGGTTGTTTGCGGTGGAAATCGAGTACGCACCATATTTCTGACATGGGGCCATCGCTCTCCCAATGGCTGGAGAAAACGCACACATTTATTATAGCCGTTCCTCGCCGTATCTCGCAGCCCTTGGTCATCGACAAGCTGTGTTGAAGATGTATTGTAGCGACAATAACTACACAATGGGCCAAGATCGGATCGCAGATCTCAAACCCTTTATGATCTACAAGGTCAATCAAGTGAAGAATCCAACTCGCGTGGAGGGTAATGTTCTCGAATGACTGCCGAATGAAAGAGTGAGGCATGGTATGTCTGAAGCTTCGCAATCTCATCGATAGTAAGAATGGGTGATTCAGTAAGCACGGAATTGTTTCGAACATAATCTGGACAAAAAGCCAGGGACCCCAGAAGTCACGACGCTGATTTAGCTCCTGTAAACTGTGATTTTGTATATTCTCTGCGTGGTACCGGTATTTGAGTGGGACAAGACTATCGAACTCAGTATGTCGAAAGGaaactacggagtaatcgGATTCGGGGAACcagggaggaagagagactGGGTCAACTTTGGTGGCAGCGTAGTTCATTGCTAGGGCCCACACCTCACTCAGTTGGATAGTGTAGGAGACGAGACCAAGGTCCTCTTTTGTATTTGATCCTCGTGGTTCTCTGATTGACGGTGGGGTGTATTTAGGCGATAACCCCGATCCAGTATTGAAGGGCGTGTGAACGCCTGATATAAGTCGACTTGTTTGAATCCCGTCTCCTTGGAGATGCCGCAGCATATAAATGCTCCAATAGCAGCGACGCTTTTCGTCCGCATCTGTTTGAATGTTGGCCAGAACTTCACCAGTAATGCTGACGCTTTGTGCTAGATAATCCGCCATGTTCAATGTCAATCCTGCCTGGATGGTATGTCCCACTATCACGAGTCAATAATGAAGGCCTTAGAATTCTGGAGACTCCTCACCTGAGAATTCGAACATAGCGAGTAGACAAAGCGTTTGTAAAGTCGAGAGCTCCAAGTTGCCATTGTTGATCCGGTCCATTATCATGGAGCGAGCATTTTTGGCATATTCCAGGATACGTGCTTCCCCAACTTCTACTTCGCGTTCGAACCGCAGACTGATAGCCTGAATTGCAAGGATAAGTTCGGGGTCTCGAGTAGCGATGGTTTCGACGAAATTCTCCGGATCAAATAAGGGAAGTGGTTGATAATTACAGAAGCTGAGATATACTTGAGCCGCTCTCAAATTGAGCTCTGGTTATCAGGATCTCTTCTTGAGTCTCCAGCGTGCTCATCTC
The sequence above is a segment of the Aspergillus oryzae RIB40 DNA, chromosome 3 genome. Coding sequences within it:
- a CDS encoding uncharacterized protein (predicted protein), which gives rise to MQKLHRLREGVSTSTNSQSWSNNAKLLWELLVYDRASSSQSSNDFFGATLSDPNARHTASRFMTPDPDFPLVGSAGISGHKTVAKEVVAYPPESVSTPPASFTSGPDMHQVPSAEPFGLIKTPAEGMLNDNLFLAPESYGRAIEDWWNFTSS